Proteins encoded in a region of the Esox lucius isolate fEsoLuc1 chromosome 9, fEsoLuc1.pri, whole genome shotgun sequence genome:
- the atad5b gene encoding ATPase family AAA domain-containing protein 5b isoform X4, whose amino-acid sequence MLLKKYTDSLQASKTPEKDISATSLPSPVREKRKHPIEMGDTSTECKRQRCNPGKEETFLTGYCPSLVQQVKECQKSGAQPRRSRLSRTHRLKQQKGQVECLMHPGQTPNTPNQAESPPAYPVQTQICHKRVHYLEDVLWTEKYQPQHSSEIVDNSSSVKKLHSWLKKWKLRADSEERRKEQERKSAENTNSNDTWDCGDFQGETGVAEEGDLCNTMLITGPPGVGKTASVYACSQELGFQVFEVNASSQRSGHHVLTQLREATQSHLVETQESSTLRPSYLSSCNNTSSTKSYPATSKQIPLVKTKLQTSLKVTVSRGVPTAACATYVGLSLGKVPFPKKVVSSSAKGAPPRTSRHKRGGGSEACVTLSSFFKMKSKPEIMNLDGPSLTTKHEQQTNSVRSIKTGTMKEVQFSELSPDNKGPPTCKTTKRTATSLILFEEVDVIFNDDAGFLTAIQTFMKTTKRPVILTTSDPYFKLDGDFETALFKTPSVLNVCSYLQLLCLAENVKAGPESVTSLINLNKADIRRSVLQLQLWACSGGGPASAMSCTQSMLGLNTGTIQDLQTTPCHPWAEPDILNLMETLTESWRTGVALLHSNLELLLRLPASTKAQPALSPQGVPHPRPQDETPPPDINPPIPLIQDQTGSVKVSSGSRLRRRNRVQSSDSRSFKTLNINDDQHTAEKAVDKLTSHRLEAIADFMDLMSFTDASLSAPKAGPCRPEELVWTGAEVMDGLQDEMREEDGSTWGWERTLEIQAAVEVLGFQRCLAGVWNGLTRTQGLRGEKQDSTVEKPTLPVAPHRQGFSTCETTPCEPGVVQRRHDLIRTILSSQALCTLGNKQAAVVDYLPVLRAICQSERAREQSPRNGRFLHYLRSIHFSLPKASLRLLAEDFP is encoded by the exons ATGTTGCTGAAGAAATACACAGATAGTCTACAGGCGTCTAAAACCCCAG aGAAAGACATCAGTGCTACATCTCTGCCAAGCCCTgtaagagagaagaggaaacaTCCAATTGAGATGGGCGACACTTCAACAGAATGCAAGCGTCAAAGGTGTAACCCGGGGAAAGAGGAGACCTTCTTGACTGGTTATTGTCCCTCTTTAGTCCAGCAAGTCAAGGAGTGTCAAAAGTCAGGGGCCCAGCCCAGAAGAAGCAGGCTGAGCCGAACCCACAGACTCAAGCAGCAAAAGGGGCAGGTTGAATGTCTGATGCATCCGGGTCAGACACCTAACACACCAAACCAAGCAGAATCTCCTCCGGCCTATCCTGTCCAGACACAGATATGCCATAAAAGAG TTCACTATCTTGAGGATGTGCTGTGGACAGAGAAGTACCAACCTCAGCACTCAAGCGAGATAGTTGACAACTCGTCCTCTGTAAAGAAGCTACACAG TTGGTTAAAAAAATGGAAACTGAGGGCTGACTctgaagagaggagaaaagaacaAGAAAGGAAATCAGCGGAAAACACTAACAGcaatg ACACTTGGGACTGTGGCGACTTCCAGGGAGAGACCGGCGTGGCTGAGGAGGGGGATCTGTGTAACACCATGCTGATCACAGGACCTCCAGGGGTGGGCAAGACTGCCTCAGTATACGCCTGTTCCCAGGAGCTGGGCTTTCAG GTGTTTGAAGTGAACGCTTCCTCCCAGCGCAGTGGTCACCATGTCTTGACTCAACTGAGAGAGGCCACCCAATCTCACCTGGTGGAAACGCAGGAGAGCAGCACTCTCAGACCATCTTACCTCAGTAGCTGCAACAACACCAGCTCGACAAAATCTTACCCAGCAACTAGTAAGCAAATCCCACTTGTGAAGACCAAACTACAGACCTCATTAAAGGTTACAGTAAGTAGAGGAGTTCCCACTGCAGCGTGTGCAACCTATGTCGGGCTCTCTTTAGGTAAAGTGCCCTTTCCCAAAAAGGTTGTATCGTCTTCTGCAAAGGGAGCGCCTCCTCGTACTTCCCGCCACAAAAGAGGCGGCGGCAGTGAGGCTTGCGTCACGCTGTCTAGTTTCTTCAAGATGAAGAGTAAACCGGAGATCATGAATTTAGACGGGCCTTCATTGACGACGAAACATGAGCAGCAAACAAACA GTGTTAGATCTATCAAGACAGGGACTATGAAGGAGGTTCAGTTCAGTGAACTGTCACCAGACAATAAAGGCCCACCAACTTGTAAAACGACTAAAAGGACTGCAACATCACTTATTCTCTTTGAGGAG GTTGATGTCATATTCAACGACGACGCCGGATTTCTCACAGCAATCCAGACCTTCATGAAGACCACCAAGAGACCTGTGATACTGACCACGAGTG ATCCCTACTTCAAGCTTGACGGCGACTTCGAAACGGCGCTTTTCAAAACACCTTCAGTG CTGAACGTCTGCAGTTACCTGCAACTGCTGTGCCTGGCTGAGAACGTCAAAGCTGGTCCAGAGAGCGTGACCTCTCTGATAAACCTGAACAAGGCGGACATCCGACGGAGTGTGTTGCAGCTACAGCTCTGGGCCTGCAGTGGAGGAGGCCCGGCGTCTGCGATGAGCTGCACCCAAAGCATGCTGGGTTTGAACACTGGAACCATTCAGGACCTGCAGACCACTCCA TGCCACCCCTGGGCAGAACCAGACATTCTCAATCTGATGGAGACCCTGACTGAGAGCTGGAGGACAGGCGTAGCTCTCCTGCACTCAAACCTGGAGCTTCTCCTTCGCCTCCCAGCCAGCACCAAAGCACAGCCGGCCCTCAGCCCCCAGGGAGTGCCTCACCCTAGGCCCCAGGATGAAACACCACCACCTGACATCAACCCTCCCATCCCACTGATCCAGGATCAGACCGGCTCAGTTAAGGTGTCTTCTGGCTCCAGGCTGAGGAGGAGAAACCGGGTGCAAAGCTCCGATTCCAGGTCATTCAAAACACTGAATATTAATGATGACCAACATACCGCTGAGAAGGCAGTGGATAAATTGACGTCTCACCGCTTAGAAGCCATAGCTGATTTCATGGACCTCATGTCCTTCACCGATGCCTCTCTATCAGCGCCTAAGGCTGGCCCATGCAGGCCAGAGGAGCTGGTCTGGACCGGGGCCGAGGTAATGGATGGATTACAGGATGAGATGAGGGAGGAGGATGGCAGCACGTGGGGCTGGGAGAGGACTCTGGAGATCCAGGCTgctgtggaggtcctgggcttcCAGAGGTGCCTGGCTGGGGTTTGGAATGGGTTGACTCGTACCCAGGGGCTGAGAGGGGAGAAGCAGGATAGCACAGTGGAGAAACCCACGCTCCCGGTTGCCCCTCACAGACAGGGCTTCAGTACCTGTGAGACTACTCCCTGTGAACCTGG TGTGGTCCAAAGGAGACATGACCTCATCAGGACCATTCTCTCAAGCCAAGCCCTCTGCACCCTGGGAAACAAGCAGGCTGCCGTTGTGGACTACTTGCCGGTCCTTCGCGCCATCTGCCAATCTGAGAGGGCCCGGGAGCAGAGCCCACGTAACGGCAG GTTTCTGCATTACCTCAGGAGTATTCACTTCAGCCTCCCTAAGGCTAGCTTGCGGCTCCTTGCTGAGGACTTCCCGTGA
- the atad5b gene encoding ATPase family AAA domain-containing protein 5b isoform X3: MKSRLIDSTDNVFRKDFSREQFGCLGQHCFAMEKARCGRCADITKYLSHEPVSKKSVLSEHVADKEKPKISPWHIRGTCDEVPDRSLSRPAIRLHRLKRNTHRKTSTCLIEDPLKDVVVSELCGSSAGKLEYELALNESSSTLKCSQTERQRDELSLPVQKSLLDEIKASNPLFPVRRVFAMLLKKYTDSLQASKTPEKDISATSLPSPVREKRKHPIEMGDTSTECKRQRCNPGKEETFLTGYCPSLVQQVKECQKSGAQPRRSRLSRTHRLKQQKGQVECLMHPGQTPNTPNQAESPPAYPVQTQICHKRVHYLEDVLWTEKYQPQHSSEIVDNSSSVKKLHSWLKKWKLRADSEERRKEQERKSAENTNSNDTWDCGDFQGETGVAEEGDLCNTMLITGPPGVGKTASVYACSQELGFQVFEVNASSQRSGHHVLTQLREATQSHLVETQESSTLRPSYLSSCNNTSSTKSYPATSKVPFPKKVVSSSAKGAPPRTSRHKRGGGSEACVTLSSFFKMKSKPEIMNLDGPSLTTKHEQQTNSVRSIKTGTMKEVQFSELSPDNKGPPTCKTTKRTATSLILFEEVDVIFNDDAGFLTAIQTFMKTTKRPVILTTSDPYFKLDGDFETALFKTPSVLNVCSYLQLLCLAENVKAGPESVTSLINLNKADIRRSVLQLQLWACSGGGPASAMSCTQSMLGLNTGTIQDLQTTPCHPWAEPDILNLMETLTESWRTGVALLHSNLELLLRLPASTKAQPALSPQGVPHPRPQDETPPPDINPPIPLIQDQTGSVKVSSGSRLRRRNRVQSSDSRSFKTLNINDDQHTAEKAVDKLTSHRLEAIADFMDLMSFTDASLSAPKAGPCRPEELVWTGAEVMDGLQDEMREEDGSTWGWERTLEIQAAVEVLGFQRCLAGVWNGLTRTQGLRGEKQDSTVEKPTLPVAPHRQGFSTCETTPCEPGVVQRRHDLIRTILSSQALCTLGNKQAAVVDYLPVLRAICQSERAREQSPRNGRFLHYLRSIHFSLPKASLRLLAEDFP; encoded by the exons CAGACTAAAGCGCAACACACACCGCAAAACATCAACATGCCTTATCGAGGACCCTTTGAAAGACGTAGTGGTTTCAGAGTTGTGTGGCTCCAGCGCTGGAAAGCTGGAATATGAATTGGCACTCAATGAGTCCAGCTCAACACTTAAATGCAGCCAGactgagaggcagagagatgagTTGTCATTGCCGGTACAGAAGAGTTTGCTTGACGAAATCAAAGCGTCCAATCCACTGTTCCCAGTCAGAAGAGTCTTTGCTATGTTGCTGAAGAAATACACAGATAGTCTACAGGCGTCTAAAACCCCAG aGAAAGACATCAGTGCTACATCTCTGCCAAGCCCTgtaagagagaagaggaaacaTCCAATTGAGATGGGCGACACTTCAACAGAATGCAAGCGTCAAAGGTGTAACCCGGGGAAAGAGGAGACCTTCTTGACTGGTTATTGTCCCTCTTTAGTCCAGCAAGTCAAGGAGTGTCAAAAGTCAGGGGCCCAGCCCAGAAGAAGCAGGCTGAGCCGAACCCACAGACTCAAGCAGCAAAAGGGGCAGGTTGAATGTCTGATGCATCCGGGTCAGACACCTAACACACCAAACCAAGCAGAATCTCCTCCGGCCTATCCTGTCCAGACACAGATATGCCATAAAAGAG TTCACTATCTTGAGGATGTGCTGTGGACAGAGAAGTACCAACCTCAGCACTCAAGCGAGATAGTTGACAACTCGTCCTCTGTAAAGAAGCTACACAG TTGGTTAAAAAAATGGAAACTGAGGGCTGACTctgaagagaggagaaaagaacaAGAAAGGAAATCAGCGGAAAACACTAACAGcaatg ACACTTGGGACTGTGGCGACTTCCAGGGAGAGACCGGCGTGGCTGAGGAGGGGGATCTGTGTAACACCATGCTGATCACAGGACCTCCAGGGGTGGGCAAGACTGCCTCAGTATACGCCTGTTCCCAGGAGCTGGGCTTTCAG GTGTTTGAAGTGAACGCTTCCTCCCAGCGCAGTGGTCACCATGTCTTGACTCAACTGAGAGAGGCCACCCAATCTCACCTGGTGGAAACGCAGGAGAGCAGCACTCTCAGACCATCTTACCTCAGTAGCTGCAACAACACCAGCTCGACAAAATCTTACCCAGCAACTA GTAAAGTGCCCTTTCCCAAAAAGGTTGTATCGTCTTCTGCAAAGGGAGCGCCTCCTCGTACTTCCCGCCACAAAAGAGGCGGCGGCAGTGAGGCTTGCGTCACGCTGTCTAGTTTCTTCAAGATGAAGAGTAAACCGGAGATCATGAATTTAGACGGGCCTTCATTGACGACGAAACATGAGCAGCAAACAAACA GTGTTAGATCTATCAAGACAGGGACTATGAAGGAGGTTCAGTTCAGTGAACTGTCACCAGACAATAAAGGCCCACCAACTTGTAAAACGACTAAAAGGACTGCAACATCACTTATTCTCTTTGAGGAG GTTGATGTCATATTCAACGACGACGCCGGATTTCTCACAGCAATCCAGACCTTCATGAAGACCACCAAGAGACCTGTGATACTGACCACGAGTG ATCCCTACTTCAAGCTTGACGGCGACTTCGAAACGGCGCTTTTCAAAACACCTTCAGTG CTGAACGTCTGCAGTTACCTGCAACTGCTGTGCCTGGCTGAGAACGTCAAAGCTGGTCCAGAGAGCGTGACCTCTCTGATAAACCTGAACAAGGCGGACATCCGACGGAGTGTGTTGCAGCTACAGCTCTGGGCCTGCAGTGGAGGAGGCCCGGCGTCTGCGATGAGCTGCACCCAAAGCATGCTGGGTTTGAACACTGGAACCATTCAGGACCTGCAGACCACTCCA TGCCACCCCTGGGCAGAACCAGACATTCTCAATCTGATGGAGACCCTGACTGAGAGCTGGAGGACAGGCGTAGCTCTCCTGCACTCAAACCTGGAGCTTCTCCTTCGCCTCCCAGCCAGCACCAAAGCACAGCCGGCCCTCAGCCCCCAGGGAGTGCCTCACCCTAGGCCCCAGGATGAAACACCACCACCTGACATCAACCCTCCCATCCCACTGATCCAGGATCAGACCGGCTCAGTTAAGGTGTCTTCTGGCTCCAGGCTGAGGAGGAGAAACCGGGTGCAAAGCTCCGATTCCAGGTCATTCAAAACACTGAATATTAATGATGACCAACATACCGCTGAGAAGGCAGTGGATAAATTGACGTCTCACCGCTTAGAAGCCATAGCTGATTTCATGGACCTCATGTCCTTCACCGATGCCTCTCTATCAGCGCCTAAGGCTGGCCCATGCAGGCCAGAGGAGCTGGTCTGGACCGGGGCCGAGGTAATGGATGGATTACAGGATGAGATGAGGGAGGAGGATGGCAGCACGTGGGGCTGGGAGAGGACTCTGGAGATCCAGGCTgctgtggaggtcctgggcttcCAGAGGTGCCTGGCTGGGGTTTGGAATGGGTTGACTCGTACCCAGGGGCTGAGAGGGGAGAAGCAGGATAGCACAGTGGAGAAACCCACGCTCCCGGTTGCCCCTCACAGACAGGGCTTCAGTACCTGTGAGACTACTCCCTGTGAACCTGG TGTGGTCCAAAGGAGACATGACCTCATCAGGACCATTCTCTCAAGCCAAGCCCTCTGCACCCTGGGAAACAAGCAGGCTGCCGTTGTGGACTACTTGCCGGTCCTTCGCGCCATCTGCCAATCTGAGAGGGCCCGGGAGCAGAGCCCACGTAACGGCAG GTTTCTGCATTACCTCAGGAGTATTCACTTCAGCCTCCCTAAGGCTAGCTTGCGGCTCCTTGCTGAGGACTTCCCGTGA
- the atad5b gene encoding ATPase family AAA domain-containing protein 5b isoform X2, with amino-acid sequence MKSRLIDSTDNVFRKDFSREQFGCLGQHCFAMEKARCGRCADITKYLSHEPVSKKSVLSEHVADKEKPKISPWHIRGTCDEVPDRSLSRPAIRLHRLKRNTHRKTSTCLIEDPLKDVVVSELCGSSAGKLEYELALNESSSTLKCSQTERQRDELSLPVQKSLLDEIKASNPLFPVRRVFAMLLKKYTDSLQASKTPEKDISATSLPSPVREKRKHPIEMGDTSTECKRQRCNPGKEETFLTGYCPSLVQQVKECQKSGAQPRRSRLSRTHRLKQQKGQVECLMHPGQTPNTPNQAESPPAYPVQTQICHKRVHYLEDVLWTEKYQPQHSSEIVDNSSSVKKLHSWLKKWKLRADSEERRKEQERKSAENTNSNDTWDCGDFQGETGVAEEGDLCNTMLITGPPGVGKTASVYACSQELGFQVFEVNASSQRSGHHVLTQLREATQSHLVETQESSTLRPSYLSSCNNTSSTKSYPATSKQIPLVKTKLQTSLKVTGAPPRTSRHKRGGGSEACVTLSSFFKMKSKPEIMNLDGPSLTTKHEQQTNSVRSIKTGTMKEVQFSELSPDNKGPPTCKTTKRTATSLILFEEVDVIFNDDAGFLTAIQTFMKTTKRPVILTTSDPYFKLDGDFETALFKTPSVLNVCSYLQLLCLAENVKAGPESVTSLINLNKADIRRSVLQLQLWACSGGGPASAMSCTQSMLGLNTGTIQDLQTTPCHPWAEPDILNLMETLTESWRTGVALLHSNLELLLRLPASTKAQPALSPQGVPHPRPQDETPPPDINPPIPLIQDQTGSVKVSSGSRLRRRNRVQSSDSRSFKTLNINDDQHTAEKAVDKLTSHRLEAIADFMDLMSFTDASLSAPKAGPCRPEELVWTGAEVMDGLQDEMREEDGSTWGWERTLEIQAAVEVLGFQRCLAGVWNGLTRTQGLRGEKQDSTVEKPTLPVAPHRQGFSTCETTPCEPGVVQRRHDLIRTILSSQALCTLGNKQAAVVDYLPVLRAICQSERAREQSPRNGRFLHYLRSIHFSLPKASLRLLAEDFP; translated from the exons CAGACTAAAGCGCAACACACACCGCAAAACATCAACATGCCTTATCGAGGACCCTTTGAAAGACGTAGTGGTTTCAGAGTTGTGTGGCTCCAGCGCTGGAAAGCTGGAATATGAATTGGCACTCAATGAGTCCAGCTCAACACTTAAATGCAGCCAGactgagaggcagagagatgagTTGTCATTGCCGGTACAGAAGAGTTTGCTTGACGAAATCAAAGCGTCCAATCCACTGTTCCCAGTCAGAAGAGTCTTTGCTATGTTGCTGAAGAAATACACAGATAGTCTACAGGCGTCTAAAACCCCAG aGAAAGACATCAGTGCTACATCTCTGCCAAGCCCTgtaagagagaagaggaaacaTCCAATTGAGATGGGCGACACTTCAACAGAATGCAAGCGTCAAAGGTGTAACCCGGGGAAAGAGGAGACCTTCTTGACTGGTTATTGTCCCTCTTTAGTCCAGCAAGTCAAGGAGTGTCAAAAGTCAGGGGCCCAGCCCAGAAGAAGCAGGCTGAGCCGAACCCACAGACTCAAGCAGCAAAAGGGGCAGGTTGAATGTCTGATGCATCCGGGTCAGACACCTAACACACCAAACCAAGCAGAATCTCCTCCGGCCTATCCTGTCCAGACACAGATATGCCATAAAAGAG TTCACTATCTTGAGGATGTGCTGTGGACAGAGAAGTACCAACCTCAGCACTCAAGCGAGATAGTTGACAACTCGTCCTCTGTAAAGAAGCTACACAG TTGGTTAAAAAAATGGAAACTGAGGGCTGACTctgaagagaggagaaaagaacaAGAAAGGAAATCAGCGGAAAACACTAACAGcaatg ACACTTGGGACTGTGGCGACTTCCAGGGAGAGACCGGCGTGGCTGAGGAGGGGGATCTGTGTAACACCATGCTGATCACAGGACCTCCAGGGGTGGGCAAGACTGCCTCAGTATACGCCTGTTCCCAGGAGCTGGGCTTTCAG GTGTTTGAAGTGAACGCTTCCTCCCAGCGCAGTGGTCACCATGTCTTGACTCAACTGAGAGAGGCCACCCAATCTCACCTGGTGGAAACGCAGGAGAGCAGCACTCTCAGACCATCTTACCTCAGTAGCTGCAACAACACCAGCTCGACAAAATCTTACCCAGCAACTAGTAAGCAAATCCCACTTGTGAAGACCAAACTACAGACCTCATTAAAGGTTACA GGAGCGCCTCCTCGTACTTCCCGCCACAAAAGAGGCGGCGGCAGTGAGGCTTGCGTCACGCTGTCTAGTTTCTTCAAGATGAAGAGTAAACCGGAGATCATGAATTTAGACGGGCCTTCATTGACGACGAAACATGAGCAGCAAACAAACA GTGTTAGATCTATCAAGACAGGGACTATGAAGGAGGTTCAGTTCAGTGAACTGTCACCAGACAATAAAGGCCCACCAACTTGTAAAACGACTAAAAGGACTGCAACATCACTTATTCTCTTTGAGGAG GTTGATGTCATATTCAACGACGACGCCGGATTTCTCACAGCAATCCAGACCTTCATGAAGACCACCAAGAGACCTGTGATACTGACCACGAGTG ATCCCTACTTCAAGCTTGACGGCGACTTCGAAACGGCGCTTTTCAAAACACCTTCAGTG CTGAACGTCTGCAGTTACCTGCAACTGCTGTGCCTGGCTGAGAACGTCAAAGCTGGTCCAGAGAGCGTGACCTCTCTGATAAACCTGAACAAGGCGGACATCCGACGGAGTGTGTTGCAGCTACAGCTCTGGGCCTGCAGTGGAGGAGGCCCGGCGTCTGCGATGAGCTGCACCCAAAGCATGCTGGGTTTGAACACTGGAACCATTCAGGACCTGCAGACCACTCCA TGCCACCCCTGGGCAGAACCAGACATTCTCAATCTGATGGAGACCCTGACTGAGAGCTGGAGGACAGGCGTAGCTCTCCTGCACTCAAACCTGGAGCTTCTCCTTCGCCTCCCAGCCAGCACCAAAGCACAGCCGGCCCTCAGCCCCCAGGGAGTGCCTCACCCTAGGCCCCAGGATGAAACACCACCACCTGACATCAACCCTCCCATCCCACTGATCCAGGATCAGACCGGCTCAGTTAAGGTGTCTTCTGGCTCCAGGCTGAGGAGGAGAAACCGGGTGCAAAGCTCCGATTCCAGGTCATTCAAAACACTGAATATTAATGATGACCAACATACCGCTGAGAAGGCAGTGGATAAATTGACGTCTCACCGCTTAGAAGCCATAGCTGATTTCATGGACCTCATGTCCTTCACCGATGCCTCTCTATCAGCGCCTAAGGCTGGCCCATGCAGGCCAGAGGAGCTGGTCTGGACCGGGGCCGAGGTAATGGATGGATTACAGGATGAGATGAGGGAGGAGGATGGCAGCACGTGGGGCTGGGAGAGGACTCTGGAGATCCAGGCTgctgtggaggtcctgggcttcCAGAGGTGCCTGGCTGGGGTTTGGAATGGGTTGACTCGTACCCAGGGGCTGAGAGGGGAGAAGCAGGATAGCACAGTGGAGAAACCCACGCTCCCGGTTGCCCCTCACAGACAGGGCTTCAGTACCTGTGAGACTACTCCCTGTGAACCTGG TGTGGTCCAAAGGAGACATGACCTCATCAGGACCATTCTCTCAAGCCAAGCCCTCTGCACCCTGGGAAACAAGCAGGCTGCCGTTGTGGACTACTTGCCGGTCCTTCGCGCCATCTGCCAATCTGAGAGGGCCCGGGAGCAGAGCCCACGTAACGGCAG GTTTCTGCATTACCTCAGGAGTATTCACTTCAGCCTCCCTAAGGCTAGCTTGCGGCTCCTTGCTGAGGACTTCCCGTGA